The genomic window aagaggccctgagcccccataccaccccttaggcccagcatccacccggccctatggtccctgacaggccttccaatcccagtcccttgcaagaagtaaaaaggaaaatgcattatatctgaccactctccccccatggtccatcctctcttcctttattcacatccccactccttccccctgctcccccctccttcttactccagatgtctataccccattgagtatatatgctgtttcctctcctagccacctctgatgatagcgaagattccctcattcccccttgccttttccccttccatatcattgcaatatctcattggaataaagaaaaatcttattatatgaaatatcttggcctattcccccctcctttttctttctcccattacatttcccttttttctattgactccatttttacaccacattttatcttcaaattcaagcttctcctgtgcttcaactataaaagttccctctacctgctctattagctgagaaggttcatatgagtattatcagtatcatttttctatgcaggaatacatgcagtccatcatcattaagtccctcatattttccccttctccaatcctatgcttcacctgaatcctgtatttgaagattaaattcagctctggccattctaacaggaacatctgaaattcccctggttcattgaaagtccatctttttccctggaagaggacattcagccttgctgggtagttgattcttagttgcattctaaactcttttgccttctggtatattatattccaagccctaagagcttttaatgtattttctgataagtcctgtgtgatcctgactgcagctccatgatatttgaattgtgtccttttggctgcttgtaatattttctctttgacttgggagttctggaacttggctataatattcctaggggttggttttttgggatctccttctcGGGGGGATCTgttgattctctcaatttctattttgccctctgcttctaggccatcagggcaattttcctgtagtaattctttgaaaatgatgtcaaagctcttttcctgatcatgactttcaggtattccaataatttttaaattatctttcctaaatccattttccatatcagttgttttttcaatgagatgtttcacattttcttctaatttttcattcttttggttttgaaatattgagtcctggtttcttgtaaattcagcaatttccctgagttctattctttgtctgaaggatttgttttcctcagaaagtttccttatctcttttttccatctgcccaattctgctttttaaagcattcttctcctcaataactttttgaactgttttatccatttgacctaagctggtttttagcgtgctattttcttcaacatttttttggatttccttaactaagctgctgacttcattttcatgtttttcctacatctctctcatttcttttcccagtttttcttctaactccctcatttgattttcagtctttttttgagctctgtcatagcctgagcccaatttctgtttttcttgcagtctgtagatgcaggagcttgtgcttcttcatcttcagactgagtgttttgatccttcttgggttcatatgcaaaatatttctcaatggtgttcctcttgtttctctgcttgctcattttcccagcctaagcctgttttgggggtgcttcctgagcttttgggacactcccacaagggtctcagtgtgtgagtctctgtcctccctcctggtctgtgaatgaccatatgcacccccctctgccacagggctgaggtggggggggctgctgttctgtgggggggcctagactgtgatcaggatctgaatgtggtcagagccccagagtcctgttccaggggcagaggatggagctctgcagtctctctctctcttcactcctcttcctaggttcaatgggttcttgccctgggggctcctgcttaccactctgactgcttctgtttcctggatctgggctgtggtggccacactgctcgctgtgtgccctgagagctggtgccctgctcactctggcagaggtgccccagccgttcccccaatttgtgcctggtgctccccggggtgtagttcaggaaactcccccactgctgtgagccatagctcccagcaccctggggctgcctccaggaggctgaagttcttttgctctggtgggccaccccccTGGCCGGCCggccctccaaccccagggagaagagcctttccgctcttttccaagttaccttgagtaggagaactgcctcactgggtccctctgtgggttctatctcgaaaatttagttagagtcctcagTTTCAAAGATTTAAGAGAGAGCACCTGAGACACAATCCGTTCTTGTCGCTATCTTAGCTCCACCCTTGTTCATAAAATTTTAATCCTTTGGGACTTATTTTGGTTCACTTTTATGCAATTATGataagttatatttttataactactTATAATGAAGGCTGCAAACTATGATGACCTATAACCTTTGAAATTATATCGCTTCATTTTGTATATTTGATTGATCTGCCAaatcatttttcccctctccaagAAGAATCTGTAAAACATTCTTTCCTTTAGTTGCTAATAAGGAGAATATAAAGATTGAAATGATCTAGCTCTTCCAGAAGGATTCCAGtgattatttttttggggggggggttggttttttgcaaggcaatagggttaagtgacttgcccaaggccacacagctaggtaattattaagtgtctgaggccagatttgaactcaggtactcctgactccagggccagtgctctatccgctgtgccacctagccacctctagcATTCCAGTTATTGGACAAAAATCTCAACTCTTTTTTatctaatagtattttatttttttcaattacataacaagatagttttcagcattcatttttggtaagcttttgagttgcacatttttctatctccttctaTTCTTTCCCCACCTCCCCATGACAGTAAGCAATAAGATACTTGcccaatcatgttaaatatatttccatattattcatgctgtgaaagaagaaacagaataaaagaaaaaaacataagaaagaaaaaaatttaaaaagtgaaaatagtatgatttgatctgtattcagattccatagtattttctctgaatgtggatgacattttctatcacatgTCTTTGACAGATCTCACATTTTAAAACTCCAGCAGCtaatttaaagtttataaatggTCTAAATCGTTATTGCCTCAGAACCCTTTGCTGTCATTTCTGCCATTCTGTCACTCTCATTAAAGAAtgagcatttttatttgtttttgctttttcatttcatGGATTTCATGAACTACCATGGTTAAAGAATTTATCATCAATTGATCACCCAACTGTTAATGAACTTTTCAGTTCTATCTAGATTTGCCCTGAGAGAACAAATTCATTCTATTGGCAGGATCATATTTATACCTTTTCTAGTGTATCGGAACTAGCTGGTGCTTACACTCTACTAACATTGTCTTCAAAGAACCCAGGATCACTTCTATGATATCATGAAGAATTAGAGTAGAATGTTGTGGAGCTCCTTGCTCACAGCAGGCACTTAAATATTTGTGATTTTGACTTGGAGTGAgttcagaggatcatagatttaaaattgaaagtttttttagagatcatctagtttataGGGAAATGAGACACAGAGGGGtcagtcaattaatcaataaacatttattttaatttttttatattccagTTTTATGTGCCCCATGctaagggataaaaaaaaaagaaaggtaatggCTCTCTACTCTGAAGGAATTAACAGCCTATGGGAAAAACAACAGTAAACAACCATTTTTGAataatctatgatcctctgaacTCATTCCAAGttaaaaccacaagaaagaaagcTGTATAACTAAgggagattgggaaaggctttctgtagaaagtaggattttagcTAGGACTTCAAAAGATCTAGAGCATTTCTGGCAAGTGGTGGGTGGACAGTCAATTCAGGTTTAGAGAGGTAAATGTGTGGATTCCACTCCTGGTCCTTTCACTCCAAATCAGGTTTTTTCATACCTGCTACATTATcctaaataattttgaatatttaactTTTATGACACATTTGATTTTGACAGCTCCTAATAATCgtaacaactagcatttataaaggtttaacaaagcactttacatgctATCATCtataatcctcacaataatctatgaggtaagtgctattattatcctagttttatagataagaaaactgaaactgagagtttgagagacttgtccagaatcacacaattagaaagagactgagacaggattcaaacacaCATCTTCCTGCCCCTGGGCATTCCCCTGGGCACTGTCTCTGGTTATCTCCCATGACTAGAACTCTCACTAgtttcttatcttccttctggTTTCAGccaaaattccatcttctataaGAAGACTTTCCTGGTTCTCCACAATCTTAGCACCTAACTTCTATTGATTATCTCAAAGTTATTCTGTGTATGCTTTATGTATGCTATTTATCAGCTTCCAATTtgcataacttttttaaaaagagcctgCATGATCCTTTCATCTTTTATACAAGTGTTGTACTTTCTAGGCAAAAGTGTATGACTTCATTCACATCCTATTGAAGATACAGAATTTGTTAAGTAAAACACACAGAATCCGTGTCTTTAGTAAGACATATAATACAATTCTACTAGCACCAATAATTCATCTATTTTGGAAAGAGAACTTGATTAAAAACCAACCCTCCAAATTTCAACTGAATTTTCAACTAATTAATAATTCAACAAATTTCAACTAATTTTTCATTAGGTTTTACCCTAAAGCAAAGCATGAGCAGGTTTGACTctataaataaatttgtaaagtATAAAATCAAGTACAGAAGTTGGTAAAAAAGTCAGAGGAATAAAAATGAGTTTGTCTGTCCACTCAACAATGTAGTGGGTCCTTGGGTAAACTGCTGTCAAGGCATGCTCCATGCTCCAGATGACAGGgtataaatttgttttgcttaatgaTATCAAATAGCTCATATTTTTGCAATCTGAAATAGAAAATTGAGATAACAGAAATGTATGAACAttggaatagaaaaataaatgaaagagaaaaattagacaTTTTCTTTTGGGAGTTATCAGACTGACTTACAATTTTTGAAGTAGTGTTCTCCATAGGCTTCTCTGATTTCCAGAGGGACTTGGCTCCATAGCTCCTTTAGTATGTTATTCATATTATCAGGATTGAGGATGAGTGTTCTAAAGTTGCCTGGTTCTATGACAACCACTTGAACACCAAAGGGAGCCATTTCTCTTCTGAAACACAGGGAAATAAGCAGATTAATCAGTGGTTCTTGAAATAAAGTGCTTCCCAGAAAGGCAAAAGCAATTTTATACAAGTTTAGAAATAAAGTATTACATGGACAGTTCCAGAGATGAATCAAAGAGGCAACCTCACTCTCTTCCCGGATCACTGAAGTCTAGACTTTATTCATCTTCATGGCCATGTGGTTCTCATTTGCCCATTCCCCTGAGAGAAGTTTTCACATGCTTAGGTAGACATgccctaactcactgatgggtttgagacctATTGGTTAACCTCTCAATGGTTTATCCCATCTACCCAGATGTTTTATGGGTATGCCATGCATGCTATATCTTGTTGGAAACCCAAGTGACAGTTGAGTGAAAGCTTGGCACTAAAGGTGAATGATTAGCCCTGAAAAATATCTCACACCTGAAATACTAGTCCTCCTGGAACATTCCATATGCCCCCTTTTGGCAAGTACCAACAAGCTGAATAGCTAGTTGGCATAATTGCAGAGTCCtgggactggagttcaaatctggtctcagatgtttactagctaggtgacactgggcaagtcacttaacactgtttgcttcagtttcctcatctataacaatgaactgagaagaaaatggcaaaacattccagtatctttgccaagaaaaccccaatggggtcataaagagtcagacatgattcaACAATATAAGCAACAACAAACCAGTaagtcacttttaaaaaaataaataataaaaaacctaaaaaaaaccaggGTGATTGGTTCACAAactatcaaaatttaaaaaacaaaacaaaacccaaaacaaatgCCTCCTATTGCATACAAGTGCCTGTGAGCAATCCTTACCTGAGACTGTCTGAAAAAGCTTCCACACCATACTTGGAGATGCAGTATCCTCCACCAAAGAACGACACTCTTCCTGCCAGACTAGAAACATTGACCACTCTTCCTTGTGCTTTTCTCACCATTGGGAGCATGCTGAGGGTCACTTCAATCAGCCCAATCAGATTCACATCTAAAATCTTGAGGAAATCCTTCTTCTTGAGCCACTCATTGGGGACTGTGGGTAAACCAACCCCTGCATTGTTCACCAAACCCCAGAGGCCTGGGgacataaatagaattttttggaAATAGAACTCATGCTTATTGCTACCTTACAAACCCCATACTCAAATCTATCAAGTCAATAGGAAAAGATCACATTGCCCCAACCAATTGTTCTCTTAAGACTGTGGATAATTAATTTTTAAGggccttttttattttcctaaaaaataatgataataaactcTTTTTGTAGCCCCAGAGCTTAGTACATTGCCtaatactgaataaatgcttattgatgagaTGACTGTTGCTTCCAGAATTCCAATATGCAGGGACCACTAGGGTGAAGAAGAAGGAATTCTGTCAAGACATGCCCCTCTAACACTTCAGTCTTGGATTAGCTCTTCTTCAtagagtttttttgtttgtttttaaatttttttttatttaaggcaatggagttgtgacttgcccaaagtcacacagctaggcaattattaagtgtctgagatcagatttaaattcagggtcctcatgactccaagacctgtgctctatccactttaccacctagctgccccctttataGAGTTTTGTAAGATGAGACCTGGTAAGATCTCTATCTGCTATTTCTGAGAATTCTCTTCCAATTGCAAAGATTGGGTCCCGTGATTTCTGGGTAAAAGTCTATTGGCTCAAGAGACCCTTAATCTCTGGAAGTGAGCATGTTTACTACCTGACCAACAGGTAGGTGAAAGGTTATTCACATTATTCATGTAATCTGGATTTGCTTCAGAGGTCTTCTTTAAACCTCTGTATTAGTCTGGACATCTGGGTCTCAAtgcttttcttcttcaaaatttgtcaataattattattatcagtttTTTACTTCACAGCATTTGTCTATATTGTCTATATTTATATTGCTCATCCTCATCCCCTTTCTGCCATTGACAATAATGCAATGATGTATTTAGATGGGCCAAGATGAAACTATACATTACAGGTCAcccttgttcttccttctcaggCCCCACTTGATTGAATACTGCTTCAGATAATGAATGGTTCAGTTTTATTTggatttcaattaaattcaaatatttattaaaaagaagttcTATGCTCCTGTTATCTTACTAGTAGAATTTGTCTTTGGCAGGGAGACTTTGAGACTAGGGAGGAAAAACAATTTAATCTCTCTCATCATATACTGATGTACATACAGACCAAAACAATCCTTGATCTCAGAGATTCTTATGTTCTACTGGGATATACAATGTATGCATAGAAAAAGTCTTTTCAGGTTCTGAGACAGGAGTAACAAGTGTGGTGGAAAATCTGGAAATTCTTATGTAAGAAATGACCATTGAGCTGACTGGAGTTTGGGTTTTCTAAAGGAAGAGGTGAGTGGGGATGTTTCTAGTAAAGGTGAATAATCTGCACAAAAACCCAGAGGATGGGAGATTGAATGTCATGTATAAGGAACATCAAGTGAAATGGGTAAAGGGGACTTATGAgcaataagataaataaaatgaagcttTACTGTGACTaccttggagaaggaaaaatttgacttttttgaCAGAGTTTAAAGGTTGGTTTTTTTAACTGTAGATAATCCTTTCAGCTGATCACAGCTTTCACTTAAGCTTTTCACTTAAGCCTTTCCTAAAACTTTTAGAATGCATGTCCTCAGAAAAGAGCACTTGGTCATAACTTCTTTCTATCCCCACCCCTTAATCATCTTCCCTCAGGTGTAGCTCAAAGTATGAGCTGCTGGGAAAGCTATTGAAGGCCTGTCTTGGCCAATGGAGTTACTTTTTAAAGATGAtggtttta from Macrotis lagotis isolate mMagLag1 chromosome 2, bilby.v1.9.chrom.fasta, whole genome shotgun sequence includes these protein-coding regions:
- the LOC141515076 gene encoding retinol dehydrogenase 7-like, whose product is MWLYLVVLVCLYSVFCWHREKKVVQNLPEKYVFITGCDSGFGNLLAKQLDLQGLRVLASCLTEKGAEELKRNTSDRLETVILDVTKTESITAATQWVKDQVGEKGLWGLVNNAGVGLPTVPNEWLKKKDFLKILDVNLIGLIEVTLSMLPMVRKAQGRVVNVSSLAGRVSFFGGGYCISKYGVEAFSDSLRREMAPFGVQVVVIEPGNFRTLILNPDNMNNILKELWSQVPLEIREAYGEHYFKNYCKNMSYLISLSKTNLYPVIWSMEHALTAVYPRTHYIVEWTDKLIFIPLTFLPTSVLDFILYKFIYRVKPAHALL